A single region of the Caballeronia insecticola genome encodes:
- a CDS encoding non-ribosomal peptide synthetase, with the protein MTSFPTALHLRIQALARLQPDAGALAFAHHDAHLSRGALDARAARLAARLRASGVGAEVRVGVCVERSCELFVALLAVLKAGGVFVPLDPHHPAARLDWIAKDAGLAHGIVDQSADARMRARFAHCFNVHDDHADTPAFEDDAPVHPRSAAYMIYTSGSTGTPKAVVVEHGPLAAHCDALVAALGIGEGDSLLHFASVNFDAAHECWLAPLAVGARVVITPPPPFAPDAAHALIEREGVNVAAFPPAYLREFAALAERVGVPPSLRVLAFGGEALSREAFAHVRRVFAAQRLINGYGPTEAVISPMLWPVEPHVTPDLSDADAYASLPIGRVIGPRVARIEDDELLLGGACIARGYHGRAALTAERFTPDAAGAPGARIYRTGDLARERADGAFDYLGRIDDQVQIRGVRVEPAEVAACLRAHASVRDAAVIAETTNGRTQLTACLVFHREDVDAPALKQFLAERLPAAWQPHRYVKFERLPYTLNGKLDRNALKAQIASAHALRGADFIAPATDTERRLAQTWQRILNDDAPLGRTDRFFDLGGDSLAAMQLQAAIRIEWRVNLRLDALFDDPSLEALAALIDRSECEASGTSILKRVASTNAAFIDRAASFAQQRFWVLAQTRDASAAYHIAGHWDIRGSLDTHALQRALDSVIERHEAWRTTLVENDDGIVMQRIHASLPVTIERVSADASNDIDARARRHASEAFDLSNGPLLRATLVTFGDESHRLMLTAHHAISDGYSSRIVFDELAHAYSAHVEGRALQLSALPIQYADYAQWQRELVAGEEGERQLAYWREALRDAPEPLALPFDRARPAERDHRGGRVALRLSVETSEALRELARNVHASPFVVLLAAFDAWLYRLSGANDVVVAVPVAHRQRAETASLIGLLLNTLALRARVDAHQTFSQLLDAVRTHALAAFAHQDVPFDRVLDAVKPPVARGDEWLRVKFAQQFDTQLHAHLPGAHAVATPGPDLAARFDYALDFTDDARGIELVAAHALDCIDRATAQAWLNSFATLVDEAVRHPSRAITALDCATRHDRQRGRALTFASHDVLALIAQHASATPHRIALADAHTQVTFAELDDASNRIALALRQKGAAAERAVAVCIERSARFVVALIGAMKSGAYAVPLDPAMPQTRLDAAMQACDASLALVAMSDERAPQSLGNARVLDVDTLAQDASLANAAMQRAHIAPVQTAYVIFTSGSTGTPKGVAVPHRALADYVQGMLDELAFAPGTSMAMVSTVAADLGHTTLFGALCSGRTLHLLPAQCAFDPDRFAAEMRAREVGVLKIVPSHLHALLEAQHGADVLPSHALVTGGEVLPWTLVDRVKALKPACRVINHYGPTEATVGALTCEVPALTDDARGPHGAPLGLPLPNACAYVCDAFGACVPAGGIGELYLGGPGVARGYLERAAATAERFVPHPFARGERLYRTGDRVKLLADGRIAFLGRLDDQVKIRGYRVEPGEVSAALRALDGVAQAETLPVERDGRVQLASFVTGSCSNDAALREALAARLPDYMVPATIVVLDALPVTPNGKIDRAALRDLAMKPIEQAHVGDAPRGEKEEAIAAVWSEVLKARHIGRDDNFFELGGDSILVLQVIARLKKRGLRATPKQVFDNATVAQLALVAKTLDTAEAKAPAPAAAGPADTLTPAQLRFFELDIPHRGHWNQSIEFDTDATFDFDAFARAFDALLTHHEIFRQRFEQIGATNAWRVVTAPKAYDALPLAAIMANDEADAIAQFDAIQRTLDISRGPLACALAASLPDGRTELYLAIHHLIVDGVSWRILLDDLANAYRAAQVRGVATLTRTGATASQWAARLAKAARDAQSPFADEVAYWTSTASSGTDLRLDHPEAHATNADAAIIEQTLDAALTRAVLADANIAYRTQTVEMLIAALAYAIGEACRIELEGHGREALFDDIDASRTLGWLTSHYPLSVPVEASPIATLAATKDALRALPNKGLGFGVLRHFGDEATRAALAKVPRPRVTFNYLGQFDTHATRDAAFSPRFGGAGCERDPSGPLGNALAIHAYVDDGNERTLKLHCVYGATQFERASIEAIVQRFERALADMTAACAERIATRGAGATPGDFPLARNAGLTHAMLERMPFDLRGIVDIYPLSPMQQGILFHSLFAPEQSTYVNQLAATLIAPDVDRLRAGFEAAVPRHDILRTGFTPDEAAPMQIVHRQARMPFEVFDWRGREDALAEFDTWLADDRARGFDLATPPLMRVMLIRMTDDEWRLVWTRHHLLLDGWSTARMFADVLRDYIEPPRAQPFAASAKTRYRDFIAWLASRDAGADRTFWLERLARLDEPTRIAQREASGTPSLDDHRTWRATLDAATTTRLTDTARRLRITLNTLVQGAWALALQRMTHQSSVAFGATVAGRPDTLSDIDGVLGLFINTLPVITAPLPQRTASSWLRDLQADSAACAEHAHTSLADIQRWAGQGGALFDTLVVFENYPVDEAWTGRDARALQMRDLRNIEATDFALTLVVEARESIVIDYGYDAARLDVERVAALHRAMSVCLDAFAANADAPLGALSIGEDCAHFNATACAWSDAERAPLHRQFERMAKATPDAVALEFVASDGTLQRMSYAELDARADRVAAALIASHVAPDTAVALCVERSFEMVVALFGVLKAGAAYLPIDPDYPADRIAYLLDDAKPAVVLTQAHLRERVEAAAAQARVFDIAALMQNEATLDAPVDVADAQLAYLIYTSGSTGKPKGAGNTHGALANRIAWMQRAYRLTDADVVLHKTPFGFDVSVWEFVWPLATGAKLAIAAPGDHRDPARLVAAIEAHRVSTLHFVPSMLAAFVAHLDEFNEAHRCASIRQIVASGEALAPELVARVARLLPHAHLHNLYGPTEAAIDVSHWTCSPQDAVAISVPIGHAISNVQLHVLDAALHPVPAGGVGELYLGGAGIARGYLGRAALTAERFVPDPFVAGARLYRTGDLARRRDDGALEYLGRIDTQVKLRGQRIEPGEIEALLRAAPDVRDAVVIVRDEQLLGYVACTTPEAFDESATLNSLRSQLPAYMVPAHVVALDALPVTPNGKCDRNALPAPARTQRLVAAPQTPTEIALASIWQRVLHVEAVGCDDDFFMLGGHSLLATQANAQANLHWSLTLPLRTLFDERTLARCAAAIDAALARRDADGGAHDAASAIDALLGELETQ; encoded by the coding sequence ATGACGAGTTTCCCGACCGCGCTGCATCTCCGTATTCAGGCGCTTGCACGCCTTCAACCCGACGCGGGTGCGCTTGCCTTTGCGCATCACGATGCGCATCTTTCGCGCGGCGCACTCGATGCGCGTGCCGCACGTCTCGCGGCGCGTTTGCGCGCGTCCGGCGTCGGCGCCGAAGTGCGTGTTGGCGTGTGTGTCGAGCGTTCGTGCGAGTTGTTCGTCGCGCTGCTTGCCGTGCTGAAGGCAGGCGGCGTGTTCGTGCCGCTCGATCCGCATCATCCGGCCGCGCGGCTCGACTGGATCGCGAAGGATGCGGGGCTTGCGCATGGCATCGTCGATCAAAGCGCCGATGCACGGATGCGCGCGCGCTTTGCGCATTGCTTCAACGTGCATGACGATCATGCAGACACGCCCGCGTTCGAAGACGATGCGCCCGTTCATCCGCGCTCGGCCGCGTACATGATCTACACGTCGGGCTCGACGGGTACGCCCAAGGCCGTCGTTGTCGAGCATGGACCGCTTGCTGCGCATTGCGATGCACTCGTGGCGGCGCTCGGCATCGGCGAGGGCGATAGTCTGCTGCATTTCGCGTCGGTCAATTTCGATGCCGCGCACGAATGCTGGCTTGCGCCGCTCGCGGTCGGCGCGCGCGTGGTCATCACGCCGCCGCCGCCGTTCGCGCCCGATGCGGCGCACGCGCTGATCGAGCGTGAAGGCGTGAACGTGGCGGCGTTTCCGCCGGCTTATCTACGCGAGTTCGCGGCATTGGCCGAGCGCGTCGGCGTGCCTCCATCGTTGCGCGTGCTCGCGTTCGGTGGCGAAGCGTTGTCACGCGAAGCATTCGCGCACGTGCGGCGCGTGTTTGCCGCGCAACGGCTGATCAACGGCTATGGTCCGACCGAAGCCGTGATCTCGCCGATGTTGTGGCCGGTCGAGCCGCACGTCACGCCCGATCTGAGCGATGCCGATGCGTACGCGTCGCTGCCCATCGGACGCGTGATCGGCCCGCGTGTCGCGCGCATCGAAGACGACGAGTTGCTGCTCGGCGGCGCGTGTATCGCGCGCGGTTATCACGGACGTGCGGCGCTCACGGCCGAACGCTTCACGCCGGATGCTGCGGGCGCGCCGGGCGCGCGCATCTATCGCACGGGCGATCTCGCGCGCGAACGAGCCGATGGCGCATTCGACTATCTCGGCCGCATCGACGATCAAGTGCAGATTCGTGGCGTGCGCGTCGAGCCTGCGGAAGTTGCCGCGTGCCTGCGTGCGCATGCATCGGTGCGCGATGCGGCCGTGATCGCGGAAACGACGAACGGCCGCACGCAACTAACTGCCTGTCTCGTGTTCCACCGCGAAGATGTCGATGCGCCCGCGTTGAAGCAATTCCTCGCCGAACGCTTGCCTGCAGCGTGGCAGCCGCATCGTTACGTGAAGTTCGAGCGTTTGCCTTATACGTTGAACGGCAAGCTCGATCGCAATGCGCTCAAGGCGCAGATCGCGTCCGCTCACGCATTGCGCGGTGCGGACTTCATCGCGCCCGCGACCGATACCGAGCGCCGCCTCGCGCAAACATGGCAGCGCATTCTGAATGACGACGCGCCGCTTGGTCGCACCGATCGCTTCTTCGATCTGGGCGGCGATTCGCTCGCGGCGATGCAACTGCAAGCGGCTATTCGTATCGAATGGCGCGTGAACCTGCGTCTCGATGCGCTGTTCGACGATCCGTCGCTCGAAGCACTGGCCGCGTTGATCGATCGCAGCGAATGCGAGGCAAGCGGCACGTCCATCCTGAAGCGCGTCGCGTCGACGAACGCGGCCTTCATCGATCGCGCTGCTTCGTTCGCGCAGCAGCGTTTCTGGGTGCTCGCGCAGACACGCGATGCGAGTGCGGCATATCACATCGCGGGTCATTGGGACATTCGCGGCTCGCTCGATACACACGCATTGCAACGCGCACTCGATAGCGTGATCGAGCGTCACGAAGCGTGGCGCACGACGCTCGTCGAGAACGATGATGGCATCGTCATGCAGCGCATTCACGCGTCCTTGCCGGTGACGATCGAACGTGTGAGCGCGGATGCATCGAACGATATCGACGCACGTGCACGACGTCATGCAAGCGAAGCATTCGATCTGTCGAACGGGCCGCTTTTGCGCGCGACGCTCGTCACTTTCGGCGACGAATCGCATCGTCTGATGTTGACGGCGCATCACGCAATCTCGGATGGCTATAGCTCGCGAATCGTCTTCGATGAACTCGCGCACGCGTATTCCGCGCATGTGGAAGGGCGCGCGCTGCAACTGTCCGCATTGCCGATTCAATATGCGGATTACGCGCAATGGCAACGCGAACTCGTCGCGGGCGAGGAGGGCGAACGTCAGCTCGCCTATTGGCGCGAAGCGCTTCGCGATGCGCCGGAACCGCTCGCGCTTCCCTTCGATCGCGCGCGTCCCGCCGAACGCGATCATCGCGGCGGACGTGTTGCGTTGCGCTTGTCCGTCGAGACTTCGGAAGCGTTGCGCGAACTCGCGCGCAACGTGCATGCGTCGCCGTTCGTCGTGCTGCTCGCTGCGTTCGATGCGTGGCTCTACCGGCTTAGCGGAGCAAACGATGTCGTCGTTGCGGTGCCGGTCGCGCATCGGCAACGTGCCGAGACGGCATCGCTCATCGGCCTGTTACTGAACACGCTTGCATTGCGTGCGCGCGTCGATGCGCATCAGACGTTTTCTCAGTTGCTCGATGCAGTGCGCACGCACGCGCTCGCTGCATTCGCGCATCAGGACGTGCCCTTCGATCGCGTGCTCGATGCTGTCAAACCGCCTGTTGCGCGCGGCGACGAATGGTTGCGGGTGAAGTTTGCGCAGCAGTTCGATACGCAATTGCACGCGCATTTGCCGGGCGCACACGCAGTGGCGACGCCGGGTCCCGATCTCGCCGCACGCTTCGACTACGCGCTCGATTTCACCGACGATGCGCGCGGCATCGAACTGGTCGCGGCGCATGCGCTCGATTGCATCGACCGCGCGACGGCGCAAGCATGGCTCAATAGTTTCGCGACACTCGTGGACGAAGCAGTGCGCCATCCGTCGCGTGCGATTACTGCGCTCGATTGCGCAACTCGACATGACCGGCAGCGAGGCCGCGCGCTGACATTCGCGTCTCACGATGTGCTCGCGCTGATCGCGCAACATGCGAGCGCCACGCCGCATCGCATCGCGCTTGCGGACGCGCATACGCAAGTCACATTCGCCGAACTCGACGATGCATCGAATCGCATCGCACTTGCGCTGCGTCAGAAGGGCGCGGCGGCGGAGCGCGCGGTGGCCGTGTGCATCGAGCGTTCGGCGCGCTTCGTCGTTGCACTCATCGGCGCGATGAAGTCGGGCGCATACGCGGTGCCGCTCGATCCGGCGATGCCGCAAACACGCCTCGACGCGGCCATGCAAGCATGCGATGCATCGCTCGCACTCGTTGCAATGAGCGACGAACGCGCGCCGCAATCGCTCGGCAATGCGCGTGTGCTCGACGTCGATACGCTTGCGCAGGACGCATCGCTGGCCAACGCGGCGATGCAGCGCGCGCATATCGCGCCGGTGCAGACCGCATACGTCATCTTCACGTCCGGATCGACCGGTACGCCGAAGGGCGTCGCGGTGCCGCATCGTGCGCTCGCGGACTACGTGCAAGGCATGCTCGATGAACTCGCGTTCGCGCCGGGCACATCTATGGCGATGGTCTCGACCGTCGCCGCCGACCTCGGTCACACGACGCTCTTCGGTGCCTTGTGCTCGGGCCGCACGCTGCATCTGTTGCCGGCTCAATGCGCATTCGATCCCGACCGCTTCGCCGCCGAGATGCGCGCGCGCGAAGTGGGCGTGTTGAAGATCGTGCCGAGTCATCTGCATGCGTTGCTCGAAGCGCAGCATGGCGCAGATGTGTTGCCGTCGCATGCGCTCGTAACGGGCGGCGAAGTGTTGCCGTGGACGCTGGTCGATCGCGTGAAGGCGTTGAAGCCCGCGTGCCGCGTGATCAATCACTACGGCCCGACCGAAGCGACCGTCGGTGCGCTCACATGCGAAGTGCCGGCATTGACGGACGACGCACGCGGCCCGCACGGCGCACCGCTCGGCCTGCCGCTGCCGAACGCCTGCGCCTACGTGTGCGATGCGTTCGGCGCGTGCGTGCCGGCCGGCGGCATCGGCGAACTGTATTTGGGCGGTCCGGGCGTCGCGCGCGGCTATCTCGAACGCGCGGCGGCCACGGCCGAACGCTTCGTGCCGCATCCGTTCGCGCGCGGCGAGCGACTTTATCGCACAGGCGATCGCGTGAAGCTGCTTGCCGATGGCCGTATCGCGTTCCTTGGACGTCTCGACGATCAGGTGAAGATTCGCGGCTATCGCGTCGAACCGGGCGAAGTGAGCGCGGCGTTGCGTGCGTTGGATGGCGTCGCACAAGCCGAGACGCTGCCGGTCGAACGCGACGGACGCGTGCAGCTCGCATCGTTCGTGACGGGTTCATGCAGTAACGATGCCGCGTTGCGCGAAGCACTCGCCGCGCGTCTTCCCGACTACATGGTGCCCGCGACGATCGTCGTGCTCGATGCGTTGCCGGTGACGCCCAACGGCAAAATCGATCGCGCCGCGCTGCGCGATCTCGCGATGAAGCCCATCGAACAGGCACACGTTGGCGATGCGCCGCGCGGTGAGAAGGAAGAAGCGATCGCGGCAGTGTGGAGCGAGGTGCTGAAAGCGCGGCACATCGGCCGCGACGACAACTTCTTCGAACTCGGCGGCGATTCGATTCTCGTTCTGCAAGTGATCGCGCGCCTGAAGAAGCGCGGACTGCGCGCGACGCCCAAGCAAGTATTCGACAACGCGACGGTCGCGCAACTCGCGCTCGTCGCGAAGACGCTCGATACGGCCGAAGCGAAAGCGCCTGCACCCGCTGCGGCCGGGCCAGCGGACACGCTCACGCCTGCGCAATTGCGCTTCTTCGAACTCGATATTCCGCATCGCGGCCACTGGAATCAGTCGATTGAATTCGACACCGATGCCACGTTCGACTTCGATGCCTTCGCGCGCGCCTTCGATGCGCTGCTTACGCATCATGAAATCTTCCGGCAACGCTTCGAGCAGATTGGCGCGACGAATGCATGGCGCGTCGTAACGGCACCGAAGGCATACGATGCGCTTCCGCTCGCCGCGATCATGGCCAACGACGAAGCCGATGCAATCGCGCAATTCGACGCCATTCAACGCACGCTCGACATCTCGCGCGGCCCGCTTGCGTGCGCACTGGCGGCATCATTGCCGGACGGGCGCACGGAGCTGTATCTCGCGATTCATCATTTGATCGTCGATGGCGTGTCGTGGCGCATCCTGCTCGACGATCTCGCGAACGCATATCGCGCGGCGCAAGTTCGAGGCGTTGCAACACTGACGCGAACGGGCGCGACCGCATCGCAATGGGCCGCGCGTCTTGCGAAGGCCGCGCGTGATGCGCAGTCTCCGTTTGCTGATGAAGTTGCGTACTGGACTTCGACGGCATCATCGGGGACGGACTTGCGCCTCGATCATCCCGAAGCACACGCCACCAACGCCGATGCAGCGATCATCGAACAGACGCTGGATGCGGCGCTCACGCGCGCCGTGCTCGCCGATGCGAACATCGCGTATCGCACGCAGACAGTCGAGATGCTGATCGCGGCGCTGGCGTATGCCATCGGTGAGGCGTGCCGCATCGAACTCGAAGGACATGGACGCGAAGCACTCTTCGACGACATCGACGCGAGCCGCACGCTCGGCTGGCTGACGAGTCACTATCCGCTTTCGGTGCCCGTCGAGGCATCGCCCATTGCGACGCTCGCGGCAACGAAAGACGCGTTGCGCGCGCTGCCGAACAAGGGCCTGGGCTTCGGCGTGCTGCGTCATTTCGGCGATGAGGCGACACGCGCCGCGCTCGCCAAGGTGCCGCGTCCGCGTGTGACGTTCAACTATCTCGGCCAGTTCGATACGCACGCCACGCGAGATGCGGCGTTCTCGCCGCGCTTCGGCGGCGCGGGTTGCGAGCGCGATCCGTCCGGTCCGCTGGGCAATGCGCTCGCCATTCACGCCTATGTCGACGATGGGAACGAACGCACGCTCAAGCTGCATTGTGTGTACGGTGCGACGCAATTCGAACGCGCGAGCATCGAAGCTATCGTGCAGCGCTTCGAGCGCGCGCTTGCCGACATGACGGCCGCGTGCGCAGAACGCATCGCCACGCGCGGTGCGGGCGCGACGCCCGGTGACTTCCCGCTTGCACGCAACGCAGGCCTCACGCATGCGATGCTGGAACGCATGCCGTTCGATTTGCGCGGCATCGTCGACATCTATCCGTTATCGCCGATGCAGCAGGGCATCCTGTTTCATTCGCTGTTCGCGCCGGAACAATCGACTTATGTGAATCAGCTCGCGGCAACGTTGATCGCGCCCGATGTCGATCGTCTGCGCGCGGGCTTCGAAGCAGCCGTGCCGCGTCACGACATTCTGCGCACAGGCTTTACGCCCGACGAAGCCGCGCCGATGCAGATCGTGCATCGTCAGGCGCGCATGCCGTTCGAAGTGTTCGACTGGCGCGGTCGTGAAGATGCACTGGCAGAGTTCGACACATGGCTCGCCGATGATCGCGCGCGCGGCTTCGATCTGGCAACGCCGCCGTTGATGCGTGTCATGTTGATTCGCATGACGGACGACGAATGGCGTCTCGTGTGGACGCGCCATCATCTTCTGCTCGACGGCTGGAGCACGGCGCGCATGTTCGCCGATGTATTGCGCGATTACATCGAGCCGCCGCGCGCGCAACCGTTCGCGGCAAGCGCCAAGACACGCTATCGCGACTTCATCGCGTGGCTTGCATCGCGCGATGCAGGCGCGGACAGAACCTTCTGGCTCGAACGACTCGCACGCCTCGACGAACCGACGCGCATCGCGCAGCGCGAAGCGAGCGGGACACCTTCGCTCGACGATCACCGCACGTGGCGCGCGACACTGGACGCCGCCACGACTACGCGCCTTACCGATACGGCGCGCCGGTTGCGCATCACGCTCAATACGCTGGTGCAGGGCGCATGGGCGCTCGCGTTGCAACGCATGACGCATCAGTCGAGCGTGGCGTTCGGTGCGACGGTGGCGGGCCGCCCCGATACGCTTTCCGATATCGACGGCGTGCTCGGGCTCTTTATCAACACGCTGCCCGTGATCACCGCGCCGCTGCCGCAACGTACCGCATCGTCGTGGTTGCGTGATTTGCAAGCCGATAGTGCGGCCTGCGCAGAGCACGCACATACCTCGCTCGCAGACATTCAACGTTGGGCGGGGCAAGGCGGCGCGCTGTTCGATACGCTCGTCGTGTTCGAAAACTATCCCGTCGATGAAGCGTGGACCGGACGCGATGCACGCGCGCTACAGATGCGCGATCTGCGCAATATCGAAGCGACCGACTTCGCGCTGACGCTCGTCGTGGAAGCGCGCGAATCGATCGTGATCGACTACGGCTACGACGCCGCGCGTCTGGATGTCGAGCGCGTGGCTGCGTTGCATCGCGCGATGTCCGTGTGTCTCGATGCATTCGCGGCGAACGCGGATGCGCCGCTCGGTGCGCTATCCATCGGCGAGGATTGCGCGCATTTCAACGCGACTGCGTGCGCATGGAGCGACGCGGAACGCGCGCCGCTGCATCGGCAATTCGAGCGCATGGCGAAGGCCACGCCCGATGCGGTCGCGCTCGAATTCGTCGCCAGCGACGGCACGCTGCAACGCATGAGCTACGCTGAACTCGATGCACGCGCCGATCGTGTGGCTGCTGCTCTGATCGCGTCGCATGTCGCGCCCGACACGGCGGTGGCGCTGTGCGTCGAGCGATCCTTCGAGATGGTCGTCGCGCTGTTCGGCGTGTTGAAGGCGGGCGCCGCGTACTTGCCGATCGATCCGGATTACCCGGCGGATCGCATCGCCTATTTGCTCGACGATGCGAAGCCCGCCGTCGTGCTGACGCAAGCGCATTTGCGCGAACGTGTCGAGGCTGCCGCCGCACAGGCGCGCGTGTTCGATATCGCGGCGCTCATGCAAAACGAAGCGACGCTCGATGCGCCCGTCGATGTCGCCGATGCGCAGCTCGCCTATCTCATCTACACCTCGGGATCGACCGGCAAGCCGAAGGGCGCGGGCAACACGCACGGCGCGCTGGCGAACCGCATTGCGTGGATGCAGCGCGCATATCGACTGACCGATGCCGATGTCGTGCTCCACAAGACGCCATTCGGTTTCGATGTATCCGTGTGGGAGTTCGTCTGGCCGCTCGCGACCGGCGCGAAGCTCGCGATTGCAGCGCCCGGCGATCATCGCGATCCGGCGCGACTGGTCGCCGCGATCGAAGCGCATCGCGTCAGCACGCTGCATTTCGTGCCGTCGATGCTGGCGGCATTCGTCGCGCATCTCGACGAATTCAACGAAGCACATCGATGCGCAAGCATTCGACAGATCGTTGCAAGCGGCGAAGCGCTCGCGCCCGAACTCGTCGCGCGCGTCGCGCGGCTTCTGCCGCACGCGCATCTGCACAACCTGTATGGCCCGACCGAAGCGGCCATCGACGTATCGCACTGGACATGTTCGCCGCAAGATGCCGTAGCGATCTCGGTGCCCATCGGTCATGCGATCTCGAACGTGCAGTTGCATGTGCTCGATGCAGCCTTGCATCCGGTGCCTGCCGGCGGCGTCGGCGAACTCTATCTCGGCGGCGCGGGCATCGCGCGCGGTTATCTCGGACGCGCTGCGCTGACCGCCGAGCGTTTCGTGCCCGATCCGTTCGTCGCTGGAGCGCGGCTTTATCGCACGGGCGACCTTGCGCGCAGACGCGACGATGGCGCGCTCGAATATCTGGGCCGCATCGATACGCAAGTGAAGCTGCGCGGCCAGCGCATCGAACCCGGCGAGATCGAAGCGCTATTGCGTGCCGCGCCGGATGTGCGCGATGCCGTGGTGATCGTGCGCGACGAGCAGTTGCTCGGCTATGTCGCGTGCACCACGCCCGAAGCCTTCGATGAATCCGCGACGCTGAACTCGTTGCGTTCGCAACTACCCGCTTACATGGTGCCTGCACATGTCGTGGCGCTGGATGCGTTGCCGGTCACGCCGAACGGCAAGTGCGATCGCAATGCATTGCCAGCGCCCGCGCGCACGCAGCGGCTGGTGGCTGCTCCGCAGACGCCGACTGAAATCGCGCTCGCATCCATCTGGCAGCGCGTGCTGCATGTCGAGGCCGTCGGCTGCGATGACGACTTCTTCATGCTCGGCGGCCACTCGCTGCTCGCGACGCAAGCGAACGCGCAGGCCAACCTGCACTGGTCGCTCACCTTGCCGCTGCGCACGCTGTTCGACGAACGCACGCTCGCGCGTTGCGCCGCCGCGATCGACGCCGCGCTCGCCAGGCGCGATGCCGATGGCGGTGCGCACGATGCGGCGAGTGCAATCGATGCCTTGCTGGGAGAACTGGAGACGCAATGA